A single window of Nitrospirota bacterium DNA harbors:
- a CDS encoding S8 family serine peptidase codes for MSVGDFIRKSVVLFTLCIFFFSCTHMQMDQTKNDFNENAEEGKCFMKDQLQNNSAENVQKNRCIDVIGNEELGALAEKNCDQYYDEYQYSDYDFNTITRYGSDNDSYLKQIKVPEAWEYFKKNNPDETKDGNKIEFRKPDKKIRVAVVEDVPFLKHIDYRNNLSEVSYYIDGEEQSGLEPDKKKVFYNSSDEAIEKLVGLDNVSRWDLETTKKLVEGLKLAKEVDMVGLSYKIVEKTIKDMSDRRQLIVNAIKDKKKSIAFPQVYYADKKTDESDISGSASVERKIIEQADHATNVTGLIAANHNDIGIKGVCPYAKIIPVYVDFYKGTAGKGIYSDSIIDPLREVLDKEVQLDVINLSRDLPSTKPIFETTNIDTVRVLEHFKQVKRKGEDIEIPIVVAAGNKSTPIDKRFILKKPFIPVGFVDKELKKDKESNYLQDQDKKLLFAPGRDIFTTSFLTSTFFVTRYSVDNKFDDGNWGRASGSSFSAPLVSGVICLMLAANPVLNFDTITNILYENKDSIKIDDAPNGVLLNAVNAVRKSFVKVITDWERYWNDGINKNKFDLYASYYDNDSIIVRGSVSNKNQVVYTVYSNRKNIDYKKEVMEPITKEMDNDNTTKKYGAKVSFDKKIRTLEEFRKKMELIYKKYGSIKVHIDTSKDNETFAAGKDNVNIETMNLKLDQSYSTNLNDNVSVAHRNNKRYEDNGKKMLNLKRKGDEWIIEKELWIYAQKNKEADINEKK; via the coding sequence ATGAGCGTTGGTGACTTTATCCGTAAAAGTGTGGTTCTGTTTACACTATGTATTTTCTTTTTCAGCTGCACCCATATGCAAATGGATCAAACAAAAAATGATTTTAATGAAAATGCAGAAGAAGGTAAATGTTTTATGAAAGATCAATTACAAAATAATTCAGCTGAAAATGTACAAAAAAACAGATGTATTGACGTTATAGGAAATGAAGAACTTGGTGCACTTGCTGAAAAAAATTGTGACCAATATTATGATGAATATCAGTACTCAGATTATGACTTTAATACAATTACCAGATATGGTAGTGACAATGACAGTTACCTAAAGCAAATAAAAGTACCGGAGGCTTGGGAATATTTTAAGAAAAATAACCCTGATGAAACTAAAGATGGGAACAAAATAGAGTTCAGGAAACCTGATAAAAAAATTAGAGTGGCGGTAGTTGAAGATGTTCCATTTCTCAAACATATAGATTATAGGAATAACTTGTCAGAGGTGTCTTACTACATTGATGGAGAAGAACAAAGTGGCTTAGAACCTGACAAAAAAAAGGTTTTTTATAATTCTTCTGATGAGGCAATAGAAAAACTAGTTGGTCTTGACAATGTTAGTCGTTGGGATTTAGAAACAACAAAGAAGTTAGTAGAGGGTTTAAAATTAGCTAAGGAAGTTGATATGGTAGGTTTATCATATAAAATTGTTGAAAAAACCATTAAAGACATGTCAGATAGAAGACAGCTTATAGTGAACGCAATAAAAGATAAGAAGAAATCAATTGCTTTCCCACAAGTTTATTATGCAGATAAAAAAACAGATGAATCAGATATAAGCGGCAGCGCAAGTGTAGAAAGAAAAATTATTGAACAAGCAGACCATGCTACAAATGTAACAGGTTTAATCGCTGCAAACCATAATGATATAGGAATAAAAGGAGTGTGTCCTTATGCCAAAATAATTCCAGTTTATGTCGATTTTTATAAAGGAACGGCTGGTAAAGGTATATACTCCGATTCAATAATAGACCCATTACGAGAAGTATTGGATAAAGAGGTTCAATTGGATGTCATTAACTTATCAAGAGATTTACCAAGTACTAAGCCTATTTTTGAAACAACAAATATAGATACAGTAAGAGTTCTTGAACACTTCAAACAGGTTAAGAGGAAAGGTGAAGATATAGAAATTCCAATAGTTGTTGCTGCTGGAAATAAAAGCACACCAATTGATAAACGTTTTATACTTAAAAAGCCTTTTATCCCTGTTGGGTTTGTTGATAAGGAGTTAAAAAAAGATAAAGAAAGTAATTACCTGCAAGATCAAGATAAAAAGTTATTATTTGCTCCTGGGAGAGATATATTTACAACATCTTTTTTAACTTCAACGTTTTTTGTAACAAGATACTCTGTAGATAATAAATTTGATGATGGTAATTGGGGGCGAGCATCAGGAAGCTCGTTCAGCGCTCCTTTAGTAAGCGGCGTCATTTGTCTTATGCTTGCTGCCAATCCTGTTCTTAATTTTGATACCATTACAAACATTTTGTATGAAAATAAAGACTCTATAAAAATTGATGATGCTCCAAATGGAGTGTTACTAAACGCTGTAAATGCAGTTAGAAAGTCATTTGTAAAAGTTATTACGGACTGGGAGAGATATTGGAACGATGGTATAAATAAAAATAAATTTGATTTATATGCGAGTTATTATGATAATGACAGTATAATCGTACGGGGGAGTGTTTCTAATAAAAATCAGGTTGTTTATACGGTTTACTCAAACAGAAAGAACATTGATTATAAAAAAGAAGTAATGGAGCCTATTACAAAAGAAATGGACAATGATAACACAACAAAAAAATATGGTGCAAAGGTGAGTTTCGATAAGAAAATAAGAACGCTTGAGGAGTTTCGTAAAAAGATGGAATTAATTTATAAGAAATATGGTTCAATTAAAGTGCACATAGATACTAGTAAAGACAACGAGACATTTGCGGCTGGCAAAGATAATGTAAATATTGAAACAATGAATTTGAAACTAGATCAAAGTTATTCTACAAATCTTAATGACAATGTTAGTGTGGCTCATAGAAACAATAAGAGATACGAAGATAATGGGAAAAAGATGTTAAACCTAAAAAGGAAAGGTGATGAGTGGATAATAGAAAAAGAGCTGTGGATATATGCACAAAAAAATAAGGAGGCTGATATCAATGAAAAAAAGTAG